The following are encoded in a window of Longimicrobiaceae bacterium genomic DNA:
- a CDS encoding CDP-alcohol phosphatidyltransferase family protein encodes MANLLTVGRVLLIFAIIAVWARKGEVTWWWLDLLMVPLLAWAIFMDALDGWAARRWKEESESGALFDIAGDRIVELALWTFFAIRRDPSGVPFVPLWVPLAMIVRTVTTDFFRTLAFRHGRTPFGEQGMQDTAWARELTASRWSRAAYGGLKAASFCGLALLLAWPSLATLAGWGGLLRIAVDALVVITVLFSLLRAVPVLWDGRRYLGRLTAKGT; translated from the coding sequence GTGGCCAATCTGCTGACGGTCGGAAGAGTGCTCCTGATCTTCGCCATCATCGCCGTGTGGGCGCGAAAGGGCGAGGTCACCTGGTGGTGGCTGGATCTGCTGATGGTGCCGTTGCTGGCCTGGGCGATCTTCATGGACGCCCTCGACGGGTGGGCCGCCCGGCGATGGAAGGAGGAGAGTGAGTCGGGGGCGCTCTTCGACATTGCGGGGGACCGCATCGTGGAGCTCGCCCTCTGGACCTTCTTTGCAATCCGGCGCGACCCGAGCGGCGTGCCGTTCGTTCCGCTGTGGGTGCCGCTGGCGATGATCGTGCGAACGGTCACCACCGACTTCTTCCGCACCCTCGCCTTCCGTCACGGCCGCACGCCGTTCGGCGAACAAGGGATGCAGGACACCGCCTGGGCCAGGGAGCTCACCGCCTCGCGCTGGAGCCGGGCCGCGTACGGTGGGCTGAAGGCCGCCAGCTTCTGCGGGCTGGCCCTGCTGCTCGCCTGGCCGAGCCTCGCCACCCTCGCCGGCTGGGGCGGGCTGCTGCGCATCGCAGTGGATGCGCTGGTGGTGATCACCGTCCTTTTCTCCCTGCTGCGCGCGGTCCCCGTCCTCTGGGACGGCCGCCGCTACCTCGGGCGGCTGACGGCGAAGGGGACCTGA
- a CDS encoding DUF192 domain-containing protein — MNTTGGMEIHGAKVQPVSRRIRDLAAGQVIVALLSLLLFGCAEDEPPPVSRENPIVPLDTGTVFIYTDSDTFAVSVEIAETPEQRQIGLMERTALPENEGMFFLSYEEYDSTHGFWMFRTRIPLDIAYLDRDGRIVAIRSMEPCQSPYAAGCPTYPAGVPYYGALEVNAGYFASKGIEVGDLVRLRRGGGRQNAPPDSA; from the coding sequence ATGAACACGACGGGCGGTATGGAAATTCACGGCGCGAAGGTCCAGCCCGTATCGCGACGGATCCGGGATCTCGCGGCCGGCCAGGTCATCGTGGCGCTACTCTCCCTGTTATTGTTCGGCTGCGCGGAAGATGAACCGCCTCCGGTCTCTCGGGAGAACCCGATCGTCCCGCTCGATACCGGGACGGTCTTCATCTACACCGACAGCGACACCTTCGCCGTCAGCGTCGAAATCGCCGAGACACCAGAGCAGCGGCAGATCGGCCTGATGGAGCGGACCGCACTGCCGGAGAACGAGGGGATGTTCTTCCTCTCCTATGAAGAGTACGACTCGACCCACGGCTTCTGGATGTTCCGCACCCGTATCCCCCTGGACATCGCGTATCTGGATCGGGACGGTCGCATCGTGGCGATCCGCTCTATGGAGCCGTGCCAGAGCCCCTACGCCGCTGGCTGCCCCACCTACCCGGCGGGCGTGCCTTACTATGGTGCGCTCGAGGTGAACGCCGGGTACTTCGCGTCGAAAGGGATCGAAGTGGGCGATCTGGTCCGGCTAAGACGGGGTGGCGGGCGCCAGAATGCGCCCCCGGACTCGGCGTAG